The proteins below are encoded in one region of Nocardioides marmorisolisilvae:
- the ctaD gene encoding cytochrome c oxidase subunit I yields the protein MTTIDASDVPPATARRVREGVRPERAVAEAAVGAALDAQWEEEPGLKGFLTTVNHKRIGRRYLVTATVFFMLAGAEALVMRTQLGQPDNGVVSPGLYDELFSLHGTAMIFFFATPMNAGFGNFVLPLMIGTRDMAFPRLNALSYWIFLFSGIFMFTSLPLGMAPNAGWFAYVPLSNEYSPELNLDFYSLGLLFLAVSTTIGSINLIVTTLKMRAPGMSLNRMPLFVWAILTQSVMLVFALPPLDTANLMLFLDRRFGARFFDPNHGGDAVLWQHLFWLFGHPDVYIIVLPAMGIVSTIIPVFARRPILAYPYVVLATVGTGIISFGVWVHHMFAVGLSDVSLTFFSAATLTISIPAGIQMFAWIGTMWRGRVSVTPAMLYAIGFIVAFVMGGVTGVMFAVVTFDQQVTDSYFVVAHFHYVLFGGAVLPMLGGLFYWWPKMTGRMVSNVGGIWSFVLVFAGLNLTFFPMHISGLLGMPRRIYTYSPDDGWTLWNLLSTLGSYLLGAGFVVTLLVFAQSLLHGRRAPDDPWEANTLEWSTGSPPKPYNFPVVPTVHSLNPLWDGDSTQSIIDHRDDPERTMTDHHQALRTSELDGRIERIMAMPGETMQPLIVAIFLTGSVVLLLVGWYVAAGVSFALMAATIGWWMWQRPEIDEPESIHDLPRPRREATRTVAP from the coding sequence ATGACGACCATCGACGCGAGCGACGTCCCCCCGGCCACGGCCCGGCGGGTGCGCGAGGGTGTCCGCCCCGAGCGCGCCGTCGCCGAGGCTGCGGTCGGCGCGGCCCTTGATGCGCAGTGGGAGGAGGAGCCTGGACTCAAGGGCTTCCTGACCACCGTCAACCACAAGCGCATCGGCAGGCGCTACCTGGTCACGGCCACCGTCTTCTTCATGCTGGCCGGGGCCGAGGCGCTGGTGATGCGCACCCAGCTCGGTCAGCCGGACAACGGCGTGGTCAGCCCCGGACTCTACGACGAGCTCTTCAGCCTGCACGGCACCGCGATGATCTTCTTCTTCGCGACGCCGATGAACGCCGGCTTCGGCAACTTCGTCCTGCCACTGATGATCGGCACGCGCGACATGGCCTTCCCGCGGCTGAATGCGCTGAGCTACTGGATCTTCCTGTTCTCGGGGATCTTCATGTTCACCAGCCTGCCGCTCGGCATGGCTCCGAATGCGGGCTGGTTCGCCTATGTGCCGTTGAGCAACGAGTACTCCCCCGAGCTCAACCTCGACTTCTACTCGCTCGGGCTGCTCTTCCTGGCCGTCTCCACCACCATCGGGTCGATCAACCTGATCGTCACCACCTTGAAGATGCGTGCGCCGGGCATGTCGCTGAACCGGATGCCGCTGTTCGTGTGGGCGATCCTGACGCAGTCGGTGATGCTGGTGTTTGCGCTGCCGCCCCTGGACACCGCGAACCTGATGCTGTTCTTGGACCGTCGCTTCGGCGCGCGGTTCTTCGACCCGAACCATGGTGGCGACGCGGTGCTCTGGCAGCACCTGTTCTGGCTCTTCGGTCACCCCGATGTCTACATCATCGTGCTGCCGGCGATGGGGATCGTCTCGACGATCATCCCGGTGTTCGCCCGGCGACCGATCCTCGCCTATCCGTACGTCGTCCTGGCGACCGTGGGCACCGGCATCATCTCCTTCGGCGTCTGGGTGCACCACATGTTCGCCGTCGGGCTGTCCGACGTCTCCCTGACGTTCTTCTCGGCGGCAACCCTGACGATCAGCATCCCGGCGGGCATCCAGATGTTCGCCTGGATCGGCACGATGTGGCGAGGGCGGGTGAGCGTCACGCCCGCGATGCTCTACGCCATCGGCTTCATCGTGGCATTCGTGATGGGCGGCGTGACCGGGGTGATGTTCGCCGTGGTCACCTTCGACCAGCAGGTGACCGACTCCTACTTCGTGGTCGCCCACTTCCACTATGTGCTGTTCGGCGGCGCCGTGCTGCCCATGCTGGGCGGCCTCTTCTACTGGTGGCCGAAGATGACCGGCCGGATGGTCAGCAACGTGGGTGGGATCTGGAGCTTCGTGCTGGTCTTCGCCGGTCTCAACCTCACCTTCTTCCCGATGCACATCTCCGGTCTGCTGGGCATGCCGCGACGCATCTACACCTACAGTCCCGACGACGGGTGGACGCTGTGGAATCTGCTGTCCACGCTGGGGTCCTACCTGCTCGGTGCCGGCTTCGTGGTCACCCTCCTGGTGTTCGCGCAGAGCCTGCTGCACGGACGTCGGGCGCCGGACGACCCATGGGAGGCGAACACCCTCGAGTGGAGCACCGGCTCGCCGCCCAAGCCGTACAACTTCCCGGTGGTTCCCACCGTGCACAGCCTGAATCCGCTCTGGGACGGCGATTCGACGCAGTCGATCATCGACCACCGTGACGATCCGGAACGCACGATGACCGACCACCACCAGGCGCTGCGCACCAGCGAGCTCGACGGCCGCATCGAGCGGATCATGGCGATGCCGGGCGAGACCATGCAGCCCCTGATCGTGGCGATCTTCCTCACCGGCAGCGTAGTGCTGCTGTTGGTCGGCTGGTACGTCGCGGCCGGCGTCTCCTTCGCCCTGATGGCCGCGACCATCGGCTGGTGGATGTGGCAGCGGCCCGAGATCGACGAGCCCGAGTCGATCCACGACCTCCCGCGACCTCGCCGGGAAGCCACGAGGACGGTCGCGCCATGA
- the coxB gene encoding cytochrome c oxidase subunit II, producing the protein MRQRGHRSGGRRAAVLIGLTVAVSALSGCEHRSPSTLQPEGPKASIAAESWWLLFAVAAFVCLVVIAMTLLAVVFRRRGRNPEVKQGDGKRYVLVLGVIIPGIVFAATFALSVTDLVKTSSPAEHPAMTVDVIGHRWWWEFRYDGTRAVTANELHVPVGTPIELRLRSDDVIHSFWVPKIMPKMDVFPHRINQTWVTVDRVGRFQGECAEYCGLQHAHMGFEVVAQPRDSFRSWLADQSNDATAPATAEEHRGMEVFTTGSCATCHTIRGTSAAGTIGPDLTHLATRDRLAGGAIPNDIGHLSGWVADSQAVKPGNRMPPQRLSPADLHAVVTYLESLE; encoded by the coding sequence ATGCGCCAGCGCGGCCACCGCAGCGGTGGACGCCGTGCTGCCGTACTCATCGGGCTGACTGTTGCGGTGTCTGCTCTCTCCGGCTGTGAGCACCGCTCCCCCTCGACGCTGCAGCCCGAAGGCCCCAAGGCCTCGATCGCGGCCGAGTCGTGGTGGCTGCTCTTCGCCGTCGCCGCGTTCGTCTGCCTCGTGGTGATCGCGATGACGCTGCTCGCCGTGGTGTTCCGGCGCCGCGGCCGCAACCCAGAGGTGAAGCAGGGCGACGGGAAGCGGTACGTCCTGGTGCTCGGAGTGATCATCCCGGGCATCGTCTTCGCCGCGACCTTCGCGCTGAGCGTCACCGATCTGGTGAAGACGTCGAGCCCCGCGGAGCACCCGGCCATGACCGTCGATGTGATCGGCCACCGCTGGTGGTGGGAGTTCCGGTACGACGGCACCCGCGCCGTGACCGCCAACGAGCTGCACGTGCCGGTCGGAACACCGATCGAGCTGCGGCTGCGCAGTGACGACGTGATCCACAGCTTCTGGGTCCCGAAGATCATGCCGAAGATGGATGTCTTCCCGCACCGCATCAACCAGACCTGGGTGACCGTCGACCGCGTCGGCCGCTTCCAAGGCGAGTGCGCGGAGTACTGCGGGCTCCAGCATGCGCACATGGGCTTCGAGGTGGTCGCCCAGCCTCGGGACTCGTTCCGCAGCTGGCTGGCCGACCAGAGCAACGACGCCACCGCGCCCGCTACCGCCGAGGAGCACCGCGGGATGGAGGTCTTCACCACCGGCAGCTGCGCGACCTGTCACACCATCCGGGGAACGTCGGCCGCGGGAACGATCGGACCGGACCTCACGCACCTGGCCACCCGCGACCGACTCGCGGGCGGCGCCATTCCCAACGACATCGGCCACCTCTCCGGCTGGGTCGCCGACTCCCAAGCGGTGAAGCCCGGCAACCGGATGCCGCCCCAGCGCCTGTCCCCCGCCGATCTGCACGCAGTCGTCACCTATCTCGAGAGCCTGGAGTAG
- the ccsA gene encoding cytochrome c biogenesis protein CcsA, whose translation MRSLDPDSVPSRAGGSSTGGDGAVHRGVRPDMLLGAAVLLCGAAALVLGLVVAPPDSVQGNAQRLMYVHVPSAWTGFLAVGLMALASLMVVLVGSARWDRVARAAAELGTVAMALAFVEGSVWGQRAWGVWWTWDPRLVTTAVLVVSLIGLLAFRGFSGNDQRARRRTAVLGLVISLEVPVVHLSVLWWRSIHQPPTLLRPSLSDPIDHTMLLALAVSMLTFTLAGIWWLRRRYHQLTVRQEQVATGVARLRVLAQRCIPAGSATEDAVRNDVAASGGER comes from the coding sequence ATGCGATCCCTCGACCCCGACTCCGTTCCGTCCCGCGCGGGAGGTAGCAGCACCGGAGGGGACGGCGCCGTTCATCGAGGGGTCCGGCCCGACATGCTTCTCGGCGCTGCCGTGCTGCTCTGCGGTGCGGCAGCTCTCGTGCTCGGCCTGGTGGTCGCGCCTCCCGACTCCGTCCAGGGGAACGCCCAACGGCTGATGTACGTGCACGTGCCGAGTGCCTGGACCGGCTTCCTCGCGGTCGGGCTGATGGCGCTGGCGAGCCTGATGGTGGTCCTGGTCGGCAGTGCCCGATGGGACCGGGTGGCACGGGCCGCCGCGGAGCTGGGCACGGTCGCGATGGCGCTGGCGTTCGTCGAGGGCAGCGTCTGGGGACAGCGTGCCTGGGGTGTCTGGTGGACCTGGGATCCACGACTGGTGACCACCGCGGTCCTCGTGGTCAGCCTGATCGGCCTGCTCGCGTTCCGCGGCTTCTCCGGGAACGACCAGCGCGCCCGCCGTCGTACGGCGGTCCTGGGGCTGGTGATCTCCCTGGAGGTGCCCGTGGTGCATCTCTCCGTGCTCTGGTGGCGCAGCATCCACCAGCCGCCGACCCTGCTGCGGCCGTCCCTGTCGGATCCGATCGACCACACCATGCTGCTTGCGCTCGCCGTCAGCATGCTGACGTTCACGCTCGCGGGCATCTGGTGGCTGCGCCGTCGCTACCACCAGCTGACCGTGCGTCAGGAGCAGGTCGCCACCGGAGTCGCACGGCTGCGTGTCCTCGCGCAACGGTGCATCCCTGCAGGTTCGGCGACCGAGGACGCCGTCCGCAACGACGTCGCTGCATCCGGGGGCGAGCGCTGA
- a CDS encoding cytochrome c maturation protein CcmE, with product MRRRRRLPLLVVVIAVLAAAGLLSAAAMQGTFDYYRTPSELDANAVSSQQSVRLGGMVEPGSVHHHGAEVRFVLTDGAHDVVVVSHGTPPSTFRGGQGAVVIGHYIDGKVFRADSVEVRHSNQYRAAGDSG from the coding sequence GTGAGGCGTCGGCGGCGCCTGCCGCTGCTGGTGGTGGTGATCGCGGTCCTGGCCGCGGCGGGCCTGCTCAGTGCGGCCGCGATGCAGGGCACCTTCGACTACTACCGCACCCCGTCGGAGCTGGACGCCAACGCAGTCAGCTCCCAGCAGTCGGTGCGCCTGGGCGGGATGGTCGAGCCGGGCAGCGTGCACCACCACGGGGCCGAGGTGCGCTTCGTCCTCACCGACGGCGCCCACGACGTGGTGGTCGTGTCGCACGGGACCCCGCCCAGCACCTTCCGCGGCGGCCAGGGCGCGGTGGTGATCGGGCACTACATCGACGGCAAGGTCTTCCGAGCCGACTCGGTCGAGGTCCGGCACTCCAACCAGTACCGCGCAGCGGGCGACTCCGGCTGA
- a CDS encoding heme lyase CcmF/NrfE family subunit — MIGWIGTFSLAVALSGAVASAGLCGSAALRGRAPARWVAVVPLLGAAATVATLEWALLTHDFAVRFVAENGSLSTPTYYTVTSLWAAHDGSMLLWVLILAGYLAVEGLRIRAVAPDVRAWALAVLSAATAFFCGLALFSGDVFDRVSPVPADGPGPTPLLQDHAAMGIHPPLLYLGLLGMAVPFSYAVAGLVTARTGSRWVAVLRSSTLTAWILLTAGIVMGAWWSYAVLGWGGYWAWDPVENASLLPWLTATALLHSCMVQRNRRALSMWNLTLAVTTFVLACLASFLTRSGLVTSVHSFAESGVGPVLLGFLAALVVGALVLALLRTAPTARGRPRAGVGAPLGRGTAITLENLLLVALATTVLIGTLFPIVAQVTTGAQLSVGPPYFNRAALPVALLLLVLMGIGPMLDWRVRSSSAALHALAPRVLPGIVVGALTVCVVLLAAPTGGMALATFGLAAYVVTTTLVDTALRLRSRGRGQERVTRHRLAGLVVHVGVVVAAVGIAASSSYTHVVDHSVSKGSVTTVAGRDFRLQSVSSSTTGAGRTVTARLLLTRPDGSVTVLRPQLRNFTARQMTVTSPAVVVGPFADVYVTLLSTDGGRTAELRLAVNAMVDWIWAGGAIAVLGGLTALWPRRRRTTVPASAHDAVPGTEPDPAREPVAVLMEQQ; from the coding sequence GTGATCGGCTGGATCGGCACCTTCTCGCTGGCGGTCGCGCTGAGCGGTGCGGTCGCCTCGGCGGGACTCTGCGGGAGCGCCGCGCTGAGAGGGCGTGCGCCCGCGCGGTGGGTGGCGGTGGTCCCCCTGCTCGGCGCTGCCGCGACGGTGGCCACCCTGGAGTGGGCGCTGCTCACCCACGACTTCGCGGTCCGCTTCGTCGCGGAGAACGGCAGCCTGTCGACGCCGACGTACTACACGGTGACCAGTCTGTGGGCGGCGCACGACGGGTCGATGCTCCTGTGGGTGCTGATCCTGGCCGGCTACCTGGCGGTGGAGGGGCTGAGGATTCGCGCGGTGGCGCCCGACGTCCGCGCCTGGGCGCTGGCGGTGCTGTCCGCCGCGACGGCCTTCTTCTGCGGCCTCGCACTGTTCTCCGGCGACGTGTTCGACCGGGTGTCGCCGGTGCCTGCGGACGGTCCGGGTCCGACGCCGTTGCTCCAGGACCATGCCGCGATGGGCATCCACCCGCCGCTGCTCTACCTGGGCCTGCTCGGCATGGCCGTGCCGTTCTCCTACGCGGTGGCCGGACTGGTGACCGCACGGACCGGCTCGCGCTGGGTGGCGGTGCTGAGGTCCAGCACCCTGACCGCCTGGATCCTGCTGACGGCGGGGATCGTGATGGGCGCGTGGTGGTCCTACGCCGTCCTCGGCTGGGGTGGCTACTGGGCCTGGGACCCGGTCGAGAACGCCTCGCTGCTGCCGTGGTTGACCGCGACCGCGCTGCTGCACTCCTGCATGGTGCAGCGGAACCGACGCGCGTTGTCGATGTGGAACCTCACCCTGGCGGTGACCACCTTCGTGCTGGCCTGCCTGGCCAGCTTCCTGACCCGGTCGGGGCTGGTGACCAGCGTGCACTCGTTCGCCGAGTCCGGCGTCGGACCCGTCCTGCTGGGCTTCCTGGCCGCCCTCGTGGTCGGTGCCCTGGTGCTGGCCCTGCTGCGCACGGCTCCCACAGCCCGAGGACGCCCACGAGCAGGGGTCGGCGCGCCGCTCGGTCGGGGCACGGCGATCACCCTGGAGAACCTGCTCCTGGTGGCGCTGGCCACCACGGTGTTGATCGGCACGCTCTTCCCGATCGTCGCGCAGGTCACCACGGGCGCCCAGCTCTCCGTCGGGCCGCCGTACTTCAACAGGGCGGCGCTGCCGGTGGCGCTGCTGCTGCTCGTGCTGATGGGCATCGGGCCGATGCTCGACTGGCGGGTCCGGTCGAGCAGCGCGGCCCTGCATGCGCTCGCGCCGCGGGTGCTGCCCGGGATCGTGGTCGGTGCCCTCACCGTCTGCGTGGTGCTGCTTGCCGCACCCACGGGGGGGATGGCACTGGCCACCTTCGGGCTGGCGGCCTACGTGGTCACCACCACCCTGGTCGACACCGCACTGCGACTGCGGAGCCGGGGCCGCGGGCAGGAGCGGGTCACCCGGCATCGGTTGGCCGGGCTCGTCGTTCACGTCGGCGTCGTAGTCGCGGCGGTCGGGATCGCGGCCTCGTCGTCGTACACGCACGTGGTCGACCACAGCGTGTCGAAGGGGTCCGTCACGACCGTCGCCGGCCGTGACTTCCGGCTGCAGTCCGTCAGCAGCAGTACGACGGGAGCGGGGCGGACCGTCACGGCCAGGCTGCTCCTTACCCGCCCCGACGGCAGTGTGACCGTGCTGCGTCCGCAGCTGCGGAACTTCACCGCGCGTCAGATGACGGTGACCAGTCCGGCGGTCGTCGTCGGTCCGTTCGCCGACGTCTACGTCACGCTGCTGTCCACCGACGGCGGCCGGACCGCCGAGCTGCGGCTCGCGGTGAACGCGATGGTCGACTGGATCTGGGCCGGCGGCGCGATCGCAGTGCTGGGCGGGCTTACGGCGCTCTGGCCGCGGCGTCGGCGTACGACGGTACCGGCGTCGGCCCACGACGCGGTGCCGGGGACCGAGCCCGACCCTGCCCGCGAGCCCGTCGCCGTCCTGATGGAGCAGCAGTGA
- a CDS encoding TlpA family protein disulfide reductase → MSAQRWGIVGVLMLVVALVVGLGVAMDRHPSEAAGASMQGRPAPELRGTTLDGKAFRLRPGHVTIVNVWASWCAPCRQELPTLAALARSWRSRGVRLVTIDTRDGPAAARSLLAEVHARGILAVRDPHGRLAVDWGATGVPETVVLDARGVVRARWLGAISREWLDGKLKAVAGEGS, encoded by the coding sequence GTGAGCGCGCAGCGCTGGGGGATCGTCGGGGTGCTGATGTTGGTGGTCGCGCTCGTGGTCGGGCTGGGCGTGGCGATGGACCGGCACCCCAGCGAGGCCGCCGGTGCGTCGATGCAGGGCCGTCCGGCGCCCGAGCTGCGTGGGACGACCCTCGACGGAAAGGCGTTCCGGCTACGACCGGGCCACGTGACGATCGTGAACGTCTGGGCGTCGTGGTGCGCTCCCTGCCGGCAGGAGCTCCCGACGCTGGCTGCCCTCGCCCGCAGCTGGCGCTCGCGTGGGGTGCGGCTGGTGACGATCGACACCCGCGACGGGCCGGCGGCAGCCCGCTCCCTGCTGGCCGAGGTGCACGCCCGCGGGATCCTCGCCGTGCGCGATCCGCACGGACGGCTCGCGGTGGACTGGGGAGCCACGGGAGTGCCCGAGACGGTCGTGCTGGACGCCCGGGGCGTCGTCCGCGCTCGCTGGCTCGGCGCGATCAGCAGGGAGTGGCTCGACGGGAAGCTCAAGGCAGTGGCGGGTGAGGGATCGTGA
- a CDS encoding cytochrome c-type biogenesis protein produces the protein MRGVVRRFAPGLGLVVSLVALVAAVILGVQHGAPRPSLGEQVDQVAATLRCPTCEAESVAASNAPIARSMRSEIRAQLSAGRSPDQIRSWFRQRYGERVLLIPDSGGPGLVLWVVPAAVLLGGVVVWLLVARRRRPVRGVAGPRPSTAGIAPVRLAVAGCACVVVAVAVPVLVNGSAATPRVSATSAPDEATAPLSAAQRTRTALDLLEEGHPRAAIPLVRRTAASAGPQRAMAMLVLGLAERALHREAARTELRSFLRQFPHHPAADQVRRLLREDR, from the coding sequence GTGAGGGGTGTCGTCCGCCGATTCGCACCCGGGCTTGGCCTGGTCGTCTCCCTCGTCGCCCTCGTTGCTGCCGTGATCCTCGGAGTGCAGCACGGTGCTCCGCGACCCTCGCTGGGGGAGCAGGTCGACCAGGTCGCAGCCACGTTGCGCTGCCCGACCTGCGAGGCGGAGTCGGTAGCGGCCTCCAATGCGCCGATCGCCCGCAGCATGCGCAGCGAGATCCGCGCCCAGCTGTCCGCCGGGCGCAGCCCCGACCAGATCCGGTCCTGGTTTCGGCAACGGTACGGCGAGCGGGTGCTGCTGATCCCGGACTCGGGGGGACCCGGCCTGGTCCTGTGGGTGGTCCCGGCTGCGGTCCTGCTCGGTGGTGTCGTCGTATGGCTGCTGGTCGCGCGACGACGGCGTCCGGTGCGTGGCGTCGCAGGACCACGGCCGTCCACCGCGGGCATCGCTCCCGTCCGGCTCGCGGTGGCGGGCTGTGCTTGCGTGGTGGTCGCCGTCGCGGTCCCGGTCCTGGTCAACGGCAGCGCGGCGACCCCCCGTGTGTCGGCGACGAGCGCCCCCGATGAGGCGACTGCACCGCTGAGTGCGGCGCAGCGCACGCGCACGGCTCTCGACCTGCTCGAGGAGGGGCACCCGCGAGCGGCGATCCCGCTGGTGCGCCGTACGGCGGCCTCGGCCGGCCCCCAGCGCGCCATGGCGATGCTGGTGCTCGGGCTGGCCGAGCGAGCCCTGCACCGCGAGGCCGCGCGGACGGAGCTGCGGTCCTTCCTGAGGCAGTTCCCGCATCACCCAGCCGCCGACCAGGTGCGACGACTGCTCCGGGAGGATCGATGA
- a CDS encoding DUF7218 family protein — translation MPSKSANVKNEKQYEALKDKGMSKQRAAKIANSEGSSSRGGKSSGSGGNSSQGGTTAQKKKAGRKGGKASSNKS, via the coding sequence ATGCCCAGCAAGTCCGCGAACGTGAAGAACGAGAAGCAGTACGAGGCCCTCAAGGACAAGGGCATGTCGAAGCAGCGTGCCGCCAAGATCGCCAACTCCGAGGGCTCGTCGTCGCGCGGCGGGAAGAGCAGCGGCTCGGGAGGCAACAGCTCCCAGGGCGGCACCACCGCCCAGAAGAAGAAGGCGGGCCGCAAGGGCGGCAAGGCGTCGAGCAACAAGAGCTGA
- a CDS encoding baeRF2 domain-containing protein, with the protein MRLETVQEILGHDGEFLTVDAEVGRTGEDGARQIESRWTTLRHQLEEAGVGAGLLEEIGSRLTEPTHLPGEQRRTIVAVGDRVALDDVHALHASWPETVDVGVLPDLRGWLRAEDAALPFLLVRIDRVGADLEMYAAASRPPTAERSVHGLDYYITKVQPGDWAQKQFQQTAENRWQHNAEEVAEAARSMARRHRPLVMLVCGDVRARADLVNAWSERDTPVVALKSGGRASGVSDDAMWSEVESALAAVEAERDRVLVDRLAEGVSNGVAVSGLAPVLDALVQQRVDTLLVDLAGLEDMTVRPQEHPGLVLPPRALEADELPADRALVAGAALSGAQVALLPAEMMPAGPVAALLRWSD; encoded by the coding sequence ATGCGGCTGGAGACGGTCCAGGAGATCCTCGGCCACGACGGGGAGTTCCTGACGGTGGACGCGGAGGTCGGGCGCACGGGCGAGGACGGCGCTCGGCAGATCGAGTCGCGCTGGACGACCCTGCGTCACCAGCTCGAGGAGGCGGGGGTTGGTGCGGGGCTCCTCGAGGAGATCGGCAGCCGGCTCACCGAGCCGACCCATCTGCCGGGGGAGCAGCGTCGGACCATCGTCGCGGTCGGGGACCGGGTCGCACTGGACGACGTGCACGCGCTGCACGCGTCCTGGCCGGAGACCGTCGATGTGGGCGTGCTGCCCGACCTGCGCGGGTGGCTGCGCGCCGAGGACGCGGCGCTCCCGTTCCTGCTGGTGCGGATAGACAGGGTGGGCGCCGACCTCGAGATGTACGCCGCGGCGAGCCGTCCACCCACCGCAGAGCGGTCCGTGCACGGCCTGGACTACTACATCACCAAGGTGCAGCCGGGGGACTGGGCACAGAAGCAGTTCCAGCAGACCGCCGAGAACCGCTGGCAGCACAACGCCGAGGAGGTCGCGGAGGCAGCCCGTTCGATGGCTCGCCGGCACCGGCCCCTGGTGATGCTCGTGTGCGGCGATGTCCGTGCCCGTGCCGACCTGGTCAACGCCTGGAGCGAACGCGACACGCCAGTCGTCGCGTTGAAGTCGGGTGGCCGTGCCTCCGGGGTGTCCGACGACGCGATGTGGTCGGAGGTGGAGTCGGCGCTCGCGGCAGTGGAGGCGGAGCGGGACCGGGTACTTGTCGACCGGCTGGCCGAGGGGGTGAGCAACGGCGTCGCGGTCTCCGGGCTGGCCCCGGTGCTCGACGCCCTTGTCCAGCAGCGCGTGGACACGCTGCTGGTCGACCTCGCCGGGCTGGAGGATATGACGGTGCGCCCGCAGGAGCACCCGGGCCTGGTGCTCCCGCCCCGTGCGCTGGAGGCCGACGAGCTGCCTGCGGACCGGGCGCTGGTGGCGGGCGCCGCGCTGTCTGGCGCTCAGGTCGCCCTGCTCCCGGCGGAAATGATGCCGGCGGGCCCGGTCGCGGCGCTGCTGCGCTGGTCCGACTGA
- a CDS encoding DUF1360 domain-containing protein: MSDDNPHAPVRVASFAAALAVFGTTSIGVLLAARRKGMPDHYRTQDLLLGALATQKFTRLIAKDPVTVPIRAPFTDFEGVSGPAELAESPKPGHARHTVGELLSCPFCLAPWVAGAYETGLLFAPRVARAWAAVFSIVGASDALQQAYARLQED; this comes from the coding sequence ATGAGTGACGACAATCCGCACGCACCAGTCCGGGTGGCGAGCTTCGCCGCCGCGCTCGCCGTCTTCGGTACGACGTCGATCGGGGTGCTGCTGGCGGCCCGCCGCAAGGGCATGCCCGACCACTATCGGACCCAGGACCTGCTCCTCGGAGCGCTGGCGACCCAGAAGTTCACCCGCTTGATCGCCAAGGATCCGGTGACCGTGCCGATCCGGGCCCCGTTCACTGACTTCGAAGGTGTGTCGGGGCCGGCGGAGCTGGCCGAGAGCCCGAAGCCCGGCCATGCCCGGCACACCGTGGGCGAGCTGTTGTCGTGCCCCTTCTGCCTGGCGCCGTGGGTGGCCGGAGCCTACGAGACCGGACTGCTGTTCGCCCCGCGGGTCGCCCGCGCGTGGGCAGCGGTGTTCTCGATCGTCGGTGCCTCGGACGCGTTGCAGCAGGCCTACGCACGGCTCCAGGAGGACTGA
- a CDS encoding zinc-dependent alcohol dehydrogenase — MRAVTWHGPRDVRVETVPDPMIEEPTDAIVRITTSGICGSDLHLYEVLGPFMTPGDILGHEPMGIVEEVGSGITGIAPGDRVVMPFQISCGSCFMCNQGLQTQCETTQVTEQGMGAALYGYTKLYGAVPGGQAEYLRVPRADYNPIKVPEGPADDRFVYLSDVLPTAWQAVEYAGIPDGGTVAVMGVGPIGDMACRIAAHRGHRVIAVDLITERLNRVRAFGAETIDLREVDLSDLGAMIRETTDGRGPDAVIDAVGMEAHGSPAASAVQKLTGLLPGKIAERLMDIAGVDRLASLHAAVDVVRRGGTISVIGVYGGAADPMPMLTLFDKQVQLRMGQANVRRWVDDILPLLGDDDPLGVDDFATHRLPLDEAPHGYEIFQKKQDEACKVVLRP; from the coding sequence ATGAGGGCAGTGACGTGGCACGGACCCCGGGACGTCCGGGTGGAGACGGTGCCGGATCCCATGATCGAGGAGCCCACCGACGCGATCGTGCGGATCACCACCAGCGGAATCTGCGGTTCCGACCTGCATCTCTACGAGGTGCTCGGCCCGTTCATGACGCCGGGCGACATCCTCGGCCACGAGCCGATGGGCATCGTTGAGGAGGTCGGCAGCGGTATCACCGGGATCGCCCCCGGTGACCGGGTGGTGATGCCGTTCCAGATCAGCTGCGGCTCCTGCTTCATGTGCAACCAGGGACTACAGACCCAATGCGAGACCACGCAGGTCACCGAGCAGGGGATGGGGGCCGCGCTCTACGGCTATACGAAGCTCTACGGGGCGGTGCCCGGCGGGCAAGCGGAATACCTGCGAGTGCCCCGGGCGGACTACAACCCGATCAAGGTGCCCGAGGGACCAGCCGACGACCGGTTCGTCTACCTCTCGGACGTGCTGCCGACGGCCTGGCAGGCGGTCGAATACGCCGGCATCCCCGACGGCGGCACCGTCGCGGTGATGGGCGTCGGCCCAATCGGCGACATGGCCTGCCGGATCGCAGCCCATCGGGGTCATCGGGTGATCGCCGTCGACCTGATCACCGAGCGGCTCAACCGAGTGCGGGCCTTCGGTGCGGAGACGATCGACCTGCGCGAGGTCGACCTCTCCGACCTGGGTGCGATGATCCGCGAGACCACGGATGGCCGGGGCCCCGACGCGGTCATCGACGCGGTCGGGATGGAGGCGCACGGGTCGCCCGCGGCCAGTGCGGTCCAGAAGCTGACCGGCCTGCTGCCGGGCAAGATCGCCGAGAGGCTGATGGACATCGCAGGCGTGGACCGGCTCGCTTCGCTGCACGCCGCGGTCGACGTCGTGCGCAGAGGGGGCACCATCTCCGTGATCGGCGTGTACGGCGGAGCGGCGGACCCGATGCCGATGCTGACCCTGTTCGACAAGCAGGTCCAGCTGCGGATGGGACAGGCCAACGTCCGGCGCTGGGTCGACGACATCCTTCCGTTGCTCGGCGACGACGACCCACTGGGTGTCGACGATTTCGCCACCCACCGGCTGCCCCTCGACGAGGCCCCGCACGGCTACGAGATCTTCCAGAAGAAGCAGGACGAGGCCTGCAAGGTGGTCCTCCGGCCCTGA